In the Pirellulales bacterium genome, CTGGTGACTTTGCCGCCCGAGCAATCTTGTAAATGACCCGGTGACCGTTTCGACGCCATAGCAAGCGTAGCAGCGCTGCACCTCGGCGGCGCTTTCCGGATCGGCGTCCAGGGCCAGAAACCGGCCGGTCCGGCGGCGCCGCACGGCGATCGAAACGCTGGCCTCGCGCAAGTGCCCGGCCGCAATCGAGAGGATGTGTGGTCGTCGGCGCTCTTCCGCCAACCGATCGATCTGGGCAGACATGAACGCGCGGCGCGCGCGAACTCCTTCCGACGCGGGCGCTAGGGTCGTATAGTCGAAAACTTGGCGCCCGATGGGCTCGGCCGGCGGCGGCACACGCTGGTCCTCGCGGCCGTAAATGAAATCCATCATTTCGGCGTCGCCGGCATAGCCGCGCGGTTTCGAAAACGCGCGGTAGGTAAACGGATCTTGATGGAGGGCCTGAAGGAGAGGATGTTGTCGGCATTTCGCGACGAACGCCTTCCAATCAGGAGCGGACGAACTCATCACGCGTTCGTGTAGCGCGAGAAAGAGTTCGTCGAGCGCCTGATGAACGCATTGTGGGTCGCATGATTCGGCGAGCCTTCGTTGCACGTCATCAAACAACCGCCAGTAGATTTGGTCCTCTTGTCGCTGGATTTCTTGCTGACGCAAGGCGTGACCATTCAACTCCGGCACGTGGGCCGCGTCAAAAGCGTGGTTCAACATGGTCGTTTAGGGTGTGCGGTTCCCTACCCCCTACACGTGGGCATCGAACGCCTCCGTCTCGCCAAGCATCGCGGCTCTTGGAGTAACGCGAGTGGAGAAACGTTCGAACCAAGGTGAGAATCCACCCTAGTCGCTCGCGCACGCGATTCCAATTGCGGTTTGCC is a window encoding:
- a CDS encoding class I SAM-dependent methyltransferase codes for the protein MLNHAFDAAHVPELNGHALRQQEIQRQEDQIYWRLFDDVQRRLAESCDPQCVHQALDELFLALHERVMSSSAPDWKAFVAKCRQHPLLQALHQDPFTYRAFSKPRGYAGDAEMMDFIYGREDQRVPPPAEPIGRQVFDYTTLAPASEGVRARRAFMSAQIDRLAEERRRPHILSIAAGHLREASVSIAVRRRRTGRFLALDADPESAAEVQRCYACYGVETVTGSFTRLLGRQSHQAEFDLVYSTGLFDYLNQRTGRRLVTSMFQMLRPGGSLVVANFLPGIRDIGYMEAFMDWNLVYRSRHDMIDLTMDIPEAEVQAINLVSEECKNIVFLQLTRN